The Fictibacillus arsenicus genome contains a region encoding:
- a CDS encoding site-2 protease family protein, protein MINLIVQFIRKIKVNPAFWIVIFGAVLTGHFREIIVWFSVVLIHEMGHFAGAHLFKWRISRIDLLPFGGAAVVEEHGTRPFHEEIWVAVLGPLQHVWMTGLALMLNSTGIISPEDFTWFLLLNFTLFTFNLLPIWPLDGGKIAFALFTKWMPFKFAQRQFLICSAFLLIAGGAWQLYLQPNHLNLWVICAFLLVAHILEWKRRHYVFIRFLLSKMQQNPSKRTRTLIVPPTMPLSNVTSRLIKGISHSIIVKDHNPVTLEEKELLEAYFYNHSPECAIGQVFR, encoded by the coding sequence TTGATTAACCTGATTGTACAATTTATCCGAAAAATAAAGGTTAATCCGGCATTTTGGATTGTTATTTTCGGCGCTGTTTTAACAGGACATTTTAGAGAAATTATCGTATGGTTTTCCGTCGTGCTTATACATGAGATGGGTCATTTTGCCGGTGCCCATCTTTTTAAATGGAGAATTTCCAGAATTGATCTGCTTCCTTTTGGTGGAGCTGCCGTTGTAGAAGAACACGGCACACGGCCCTTTCATGAGGAGATTTGGGTAGCTGTACTTGGGCCGCTGCAGCATGTATGGATGACTGGATTGGCTTTAATGCTTAACAGTACGGGGATTATATCTCCTGAGGATTTTACTTGGTTCCTTCTTTTGAATTTCACCTTATTCACTTTTAACTTATTGCCTATTTGGCCATTGGATGGCGGCAAGATTGCATTTGCGTTATTTACGAAGTGGATGCCCTTTAAATTTGCACAGCGTCAATTTCTGATCTGCTCAGCATTCCTTTTAATAGCTGGGGGAGCATGGCAGCTCTATCTGCAGCCGAATCATTTAAACCTCTGGGTTATTTGTGCCTTTTTATTAGTTGCGCATATTTTAGAATGGAAAAGAAGACATTATGTGTTTATACGTTTTTTATTAAGCAAAATGCAGCAGAATCCCTCAAAACGAACTCGTACACTGATCGTACCCCCAACAATGCCATTATCCAATGTCACTAGCAGATTAATAAAAGGAATCTCACACTCCATAATTGTTAAAGATCATAACCCGGTTACTTTAGAAGAAAAAGAACTATTAGAAGCTTATTTTTATAATCATTCTCCTGAATGTGCAATTGGCCAGGTTTTTCGTTAA
- a CDS encoding M23 family metallopeptidase, whose amino-acid sequence MKNRADEIRKKYGNLSKKGSSKEKSVSINRDDSEKNHPLFNRHALLMQVMFSIILFLIVGIIFKNNGEQTAKAQNFIKHVYEDEFHFAAAKDWYENQFGKPLALLPKDKLIKNEPEQTSEVYAVPADGKVYESFSSNGKGIWIETGSKEESVETAKDGYIVFAGKKEDLGYTVIIQHSDEQESWYGDLKEIDNSIKLYNYVESGTRLGKVSENDGGKTGKFYFAIKKDKSFIDPSKVIDID is encoded by the coding sequence ATGAAAAATAGAGCAGATGAAATCCGAAAAAAGTATGGAAACTTATCCAAAAAAGGATCTTCAAAAGAAAAAAGTGTGTCTATTAACAGAGATGACTCGGAGAAAAATCATCCTCTATTTAACCGTCATGCCTTACTGATGCAAGTGATGTTTTCTATTATTTTATTCTTAATCGTTGGGATTATCTTTAAAAATAATGGTGAACAAACGGCTAAAGCTCAAAATTTTATCAAGCATGTGTATGAAGACGAGTTTCATTTTGCAGCCGCAAAAGACTGGTATGAAAATCAATTTGGAAAACCACTAGCCTTGCTGCCAAAAGATAAATTGATTAAAAATGAACCAGAACAAACAAGTGAGGTGTACGCTGTTCCTGCTGATGGGAAAGTTTATGAATCATTCAGTTCTAATGGTAAAGGAATATGGATAGAGACAGGAAGCAAAGAAGAGTCAGTGGAAACTGCAAAAGACGGATACATTGTTTTTGCGGGTAAAAAAGAAGATCTCGGGTATACCGTTATTATTCAGCATTCTGATGAACAAGAATCCTGGTACGGTGATCTGAAAGAAATCGATAATTCCATTAAACTTTATAACTATGTAGAAAGCGGAACACGGCTTGGGAAAGTTTCAGAAAATGACGGTGGTAAAACAGGGAAGTTTTATTTCGCAATAAAAAAAGACAAGAGCTTCATTGATCCAAGCAAGGTGATTGATATTGATTAA
- the minD gene encoding septum site-determining protein MinD, with protein sequence MGEAIVITSGKGGVGKTTTSANIGTALALSGKKVCLVDTDIGLRNLDVLMGLENRIIYDLVDVAEERCKLNQALIKDKRFECLYLLPAAQTKDKSSIQPEQVKKIVQELKQDYDYVIIDCPAGIEQGFKNAIAGADKSIVVTNPEISSVRDADRIIGLLEQEEVEAPKLIVNRLRNHLAKSGDMLDVDEIVSVLSIELLGVVIDDENVIKAANKGEPVVMQPDSKASIAYRNIARRILGESVPLLSLEEEKGFFGKIKTLLGMK encoded by the coding sequence ATGGGAGAAGCGATTGTCATCACGTCTGGGAAAGGTGGAGTCGGGAAAACGACGACTTCAGCCAATATAGGGACTGCTCTAGCTCTTTCTGGGAAAAAAGTATGTCTTGTAGATACCGATATTGGGTTGCGTAACCTTGATGTATTAATGGGACTTGAGAACAGGATCATTTACGATCTGGTAGATGTAGCAGAAGAACGCTGCAAACTTAATCAAGCCTTAATTAAAGATAAACGCTTTGAATGTTTGTATTTGCTGCCAGCAGCTCAAACAAAAGATAAGTCTTCTATTCAGCCTGAACAAGTTAAAAAAATTGTACAGGAATTAAAGCAAGATTATGATTATGTTATTATTGACTGTCCAGCAGGCATTGAACAAGGCTTTAAAAATGCTATAGCAGGAGCAGATAAATCGATTGTCGTAACAAATCCAGAAATTTCATCTGTTCGTGATGCTGACCGTATTATCGGTTTACTAGAACAAGAAGAAGTTGAAGCACCAAAACTAATCGTAAACAGATTGCGTAATCACCTTGCAAAAAGCGGTGATATGCTCGATGTTGACGAGATCGTATCAGTACTTTCCATAGAGCTTTTAGGAGTAGTCATTGATGATGAAAACGTAATTAAGGCTGCAAATAAAGGCGAGCCGGTAGTAATGCAACCGGATTCTAAGGCTTCAATTGCCTACCGTAATATCGCTAGAAGAATTTTAGGAGAATCAGTTCCTCTTTTGTCTTTAGAGGAAGAAAAAGGATTCTTTGGCAAGATTAAAACACTATTAGGTATGAAATAA
- the minC gene encoding septum site-determining protein MinC, with product MVQKLQHNVTIKGTKDGLILLLDDKCSFEKIIEELHDKLTANSGQLLNGPVISVKVKAGTRYVTAEQEEKLREVLKQKENLILEHIESDVITKAEAEELRKDAQVVTVSKIVRSGQVLDIQGDLLLVGDVNPGGTVIATGNIYILGALKGIAHCGSKGNEEAIIAASVMKPSQLRIAHHINRAPDSYPDLGNEMEFAYISKEEQQIRIDRISTVHRLRPTLNSLV from the coding sequence ATGGTACAGAAACTGCAGCACAACGTAACAATAAAAGGTACAAAAGACGGCCTCATTTTGTTGTTGGATGATAAATGTTCCTTCGAAAAAATTATTGAGGAACTCCATGATAAATTAACTGCAAACAGTGGACAGCTGCTCAATGGTCCAGTTATTTCTGTTAAAGTGAAAGCAGGAACGAGATATGTTACTGCTGAACAAGAAGAGAAATTGCGGGAAGTTTTAAAACAAAAGGAGAATCTGATCTTAGAACATATTGAATCAGATGTTATCACCAAAGCAGAAGCTGAGGAACTGAGAAAAGATGCACAGGTAGTGACCGTTTCAAAGATTGTTAGATCCGGACAGGTATTAGATATTCAGGGTGATTTGCTTCTTGTAGGTGATGTAAACCCGGGTGGAACTGTAATCGCTACCGGTAACATTTATATTCTGGGTGCCTTAAAAGGAATCGCTCATTGCGGAAGCAAAGGGAATGAAGAAGCGATCATTGCTGCTTCTGTTATGAAACCTTCTCAGCTAAGGATTGCACATCATATTAATAGAGCACCAGACTCTTATCCTGATTTGGGGAATGAGATGGAGTTTGCTTACATATCCAAAGAGGAACAACAGATTCGGATCGATCGGATCAGTACTGTTCACCGACTTAGACCGACGTTGAACAGCTTGGTATAG
- the mreD gene encoding rod shape-determining protein MreD produces MMKKILLPFLIYLAFISESSLMQALLPQENNMEWQFIPRFSMVMILFIAIYLNSTYGLVYGLGFGLLTDLLYTDIIGVYLFSMAATAYITSVFSRYLFGNLIVTLLLSIVGVAILEFFVYGLNSLIGISYQMIDMFLYKRLLPTLILNGFFAILIYYPYVKQLNLLKDTLKEN; encoded by the coding sequence ATGATGAAAAAAATCCTTCTTCCTTTTCTTATCTATTTAGCATTTATTAGTGAGAGTTCCTTGATGCAAGCTTTATTGCCGCAGGAGAACAATATGGAATGGCAATTTATTCCTCGTTTCTCTATGGTAATGATTTTATTTATTGCTATATATTTAAATTCGACGTATGGACTGGTCTATGGACTAGGATTTGGACTCCTTACTGATTTGCTTTATACAGATATTATTGGTGTATACTTATTTTCAATGGCTGCAACCGCCTATATTACATCTGTTTTCTCAAGATATCTGTTCGGAAACCTTATCGTTACACTGCTTCTTTCCATTGTTGGTGTAGCTATCCTAGAGTTTTTTGTTTATGGTTTAAACAGTCTTATTGGGATCAGCTATCAAATGATAGATATGTTTCTCTATAAAAGATTGTTGCCTACCCTCATCTTAAACGGTTTCTTTGCGATACTCATTTATTATCCATATGTGAAGCAGCTAAACCTGCTGAAGGATACTCTAAAAGAAAACTAA
- the mreC gene encoding rod shape-determining protein MreC — protein sequence MPHFFSNKRLIILLVSIIILVALIGFSMKKRESLTLPEQFLKDSAGLTQTIFYKPANTIAGFFENLAEMKQLYKENQMLKARLDEYAKLYVQYQEVKKTNETLKAQLDKEEDLTDFKVREATVIGRSPDQWNQFIYINKGEKDGIKPKMAVISPQGFIGKVTNVSLFQSTVQLISDNDRTNRFSAIVQGERNIFGTIEGYDTKRQALLFKKIPVDAKIKKGQKVITSGLGDVFPPNLLIGEVIDIEPDEVGLTQTAYLKPSADLYDLDHVMVLEREMPAVDESLKEKEEE from the coding sequence ATGCCACATTTTTTTTCGAATAAACGGCTTATCATTCTGCTAGTCAGTATTATTATTCTAGTAGCTTTGATCGGTTTTTCGATGAAAAAAAGGGAAAGCCTAACCTTACCTGAGCAGTTTTTAAAAGATTCTGCAGGACTAACACAAACGATTTTCTATAAACCCGCTAATACAATAGCGGGTTTCTTTGAGAATTTAGCTGAAATGAAACAGCTTTACAAAGAGAATCAAATGTTAAAAGCAAGGTTAGATGAGTACGCAAAATTATATGTACAGTACCAGGAAGTTAAGAAAACGAATGAAACGTTAAAAGCACAGCTTGATAAAGAAGAAGATCTAACTGACTTCAAGGTGCGCGAAGCAACTGTGATCGGCAGGTCTCCTGATCAATGGAATCAATTTATTTATATCAACAAAGGGGAAAAAGACGGAATTAAGCCAAAGATGGCAGTTATTTCGCCCCAGGGTTTTATAGGTAAAGTGACGAATGTTTCTCTGTTTCAATCCACTGTTCAGCTTATAAGTGATAATGACCGGACAAACCGTTTTTCTGCAATTGTTCAAGGAGAAAGAAATATTTTTGGAACGATAGAAGGATACGATACGAAACGACAGGCTTTGCTGTTTAAAAAGATTCCGGTGGATGCGAAGATTAAAAAAGGTCAAAAAGTTATTACTTCAGGCCTAGGAGATGTTTTTCCTCCTAATCTTCTAATCGGGGAAGTTATTGATATTGAACCAGATGAAGTCGGTTTAACTCAGACTGCTTATTTAAAACCTTCTGCTGATTTGTATGATTTGGATCATGTGATGGTTCTCGAAAGAGAGATGCCTGCAGTAGATGAAAGTTTAAAAGAAAAGGAGGAAGAATGA
- a CDS encoding rod shape-determining protein has protein sequence MFGGFSRDLGIDLGTANTLVYVKGKGVVVREPSVVALRTDTGSIEAVGNAAKNMIGRTPGNIVAVRPMKDGVIADFETTATMMKYFIQQAQKNRSVFARKPYVMVCVPSGITAVEKRAVEDATKQAGAREAYTIEEPFAAAIGADLPVWEPTGSMVVDIGGGTTEVAIISLGGIVTSQSIRIAGDEMDDAIIAYIKKTYNLMIGERTAETLKLEIGSAGTPEGIEDMDIRGRDLLTGLPKTITITAEEVSSALRDTVNSIMDAVKVTLEKTPPELAADIMDRGIVLTGGGALLRNLDKVISEETKMPVIVAENALDCVAVGTGRALENLHLFKSKAGITSRSKSK, from the coding sequence ATGTTTGGTGGATTTTCAAGAGATTTAGGAATTGATTTAGGAACTGCAAACACACTTGTTTACGTGAAGGGCAAGGGTGTTGTTGTGCGTGAACCTTCCGTTGTTGCTTTGCGTACTGACACAGGGTCAATTGAGGCAGTAGGTAATGCTGCAAAAAATATGATCGGCCGTACACCGGGGAATATTGTAGCTGTAAGACCTATGAAGGACGGGGTTATTGCGGATTTTGAAACAACTGCTACTATGATGAAGTATTTTATTCAGCAAGCACAAAAAAACCGTTCTGTTTTCGCGCGCAAGCCATATGTAATGGTTTGCGTACCGTCTGGTATAACAGCTGTGGAAAAACGTGCTGTTGAGGATGCTACAAAGCAAGCTGGTGCACGTGAAGCTTATACGATTGAAGAGCCGTTTGCGGCAGCAATCGGAGCTGATCTTCCTGTATGGGAGCCAACTGGAAGCATGGTTGTTGACATTGGCGGAGGTACGACAGAAGTTGCTATTATCTCTCTTGGAGGTATCGTAACGAGTCAGTCAATTCGTATCGCAGGTGATGAGATGGATGATGCAATCATCGCTTACATTAAAAAGACTTATAACTTAATGATTGGTGAAAGAACTGCAGAAACTCTTAAACTTGAAATCGGATCTGCTGGAACACCTGAAGGTATTGAAGACATGGATATTCGTGGACGAGATTTATTGACAGGTCTCCCAAAAACGATTACGATTACTGCGGAAGAAGTTTCCAGCGCGTTGCGTGATACGGTTAATAGCATTATGGATGCTGTAAAAGTAACTCTTGAAAAAACGCCCCCAGAGCTTGCTGCTGACATTATGGATCGCGGTATCGTTCTTACTGGCGGAGGAGCTTTATTGAGAAACTTGGATAAAGTGATAAGTGAAGAGACAAAAATGCCTGTTATCGTGGCGGAAAACGCATTGGATTGTGTAGCAGTAGGAACTGGCCGAGCGCTTGAAAATCTGCATCTTTTCAAATCCAAAGCTGGTATTACTTCTAGATCTAAATCCAAGTAA
- the radC gene encoding RadC family protein has product MIKDYPLQERPRERLLQDGPDTLSNYELLAILLRTGTKQMSAIQLSHHIIQHFEGLRHLKDASIGELKEINGIGPAKAVELIAAIEIGKRISRLQFEERYTIRSPEDGARYLMDELRFLHQEHFVCLYLNTKNQVLHKKTVFIGSLNTSIVHPREVFKEGLKRSSASIICFHNHPSGDPAPSREDIEVTKRLVECGKMLGIEVLDHIIIGDQKYVSLKEKGYV; this is encoded by the coding sequence ATGATTAAAGATTATCCATTACAGGAAAGACCAAGGGAAAGGCTGTTGCAAGACGGTCCTGATACCCTGTCCAACTATGAATTATTAGCCATCCTTTTACGTACAGGAACAAAACAGATGTCTGCCATACAGCTTTCACACCATATTATTCAGCATTTTGAAGGATTAAGACATTTGAAAGATGCTTCGATTGGCGAGCTGAAAGAAATCAACGGCATTGGGCCTGCCAAAGCGGTAGAACTAATTGCTGCTATTGAAATCGGCAAACGGATCAGCCGGCTTCAATTTGAAGAGAGATATACAATCCGGTCCCCAGAAGATGGTGCAAGATACTTAATGGATGAACTGCGCTTTTTGCACCAGGAACACTTTGTATGTTTGTATTTGAATACTAAAAATCAAGTACTTCATAAGAAGACAGTCTTTATTGGCAGTCTGAATACTTCTATCGTTCATCCGCGTGAGGTGTTCAAAGAGGGTTTGAAGCGATCGAGTGCTTCGATTATTTGTTTTCACAATCATCCCAGTGGAGATCCCGCTCCAAGCAGGGAAGATATTGAAGTTACTAAAAGGTTAGTAGAGTGTGGAAAAATGCTGGGAATCGAAGTGCTGGATCACATTATTATAGGTGATCAAAAATACGTAAGTTTAAAAGAAAAAGGATATGTTTAA
- a CDS encoding Maf family protein: protein MKHLILASSSPRRYELLSLTLLPFETYPSTLEEKMDPNLTPSQLVQSLAEQKASDVLTYKPNDVILGADTIVAYGNKRLGKPQNEKEAVETLRMLSGQTHDVYTGVCIMDQEKKRLFSVKTSVTFYPLSEETICWYISTGEPFDKAGSYGIQGSGSLLVEKIHGDYFSVVGLPVSRVVRTLSEFGFSFTGSVR from the coding sequence ATGAAACACCTCATTTTAGCCTCTTCTTCACCTCGAAGATATGAACTTCTGTCATTAACGCTTCTTCCATTTGAAACATATCCTAGTACACTTGAAGAAAAAATGGATCCCAATCTTACTCCAAGTCAATTGGTACAATCACTTGCAGAACAAAAAGCATCAGATGTTCTTACATATAAACCAAATGATGTTATTTTAGGTGCTGATACAATTGTTGCTTATGGAAACAAACGGCTTGGGAAACCTCAAAATGAAAAAGAAGCTGTCGAAACGCTCAGGATGCTGTCTGGTCAGACACATGATGTTTACACTGGTGTTTGTATTATGGATCAAGAAAAGAAACGTTTATTTTCAGTAAAGACAAGTGTGACATTTTATCCGCTTAGCGAAGAAACGATTTGCTGGTACATCAGCACTGGTGAGCCTTTTGACAAAGCAGGAAGCTATGGCATTCAAGGTTCAGGTTCTTTACTCGTAGAAAAAATTCATGGTGATTATTTTAGTGTTGTAGGTTTGCCGGTATCCAGAGTGGTAAGAACACTAAGTGAATTCGGATTTTCTTTCACCGGGTCAGTCAGATAG
- a CDS encoding SPOR domain-containing protein has product MKQEISILINGKEKRYSESESNKEQEKSSNEIAAAIEVLDRDNFMVLAEPLKKNEISFKRKKMNLFSKRRTGFYLPQKGKSLPKQILAAVMAAIVTGTVLGIMVLMVFSTDITEAGNLKPETAPVQKEKSPSGKKLVSLPPINLEFSALQAGVFSTKERAEDVVKSIEDKGFSAVIISAGDEKSAVIVGIANEKHQLESYGESYQKEMEKPLVKTLSFSFDDLKTPSNLDETYFTNGQILLQNVLTLSQMPGTKESGLDQTLSDFNKWKQYGQKQKKNWKDETANAASVFEKQLEGAFLALKDTKKGELNWAFQQKAMDSLQSYKQLLQTLK; this is encoded by the coding sequence TTGAAACAGGAGATTTCGATATTAATAAATGGTAAGGAAAAACGATATAGTGAAAGTGAATCCAACAAAGAGCAAGAGAAATCAAGCAATGAAATAGCAGCAGCTATTGAAGTATTAGATAGAGATAATTTCATGGTGCTTGCAGAACCTTTAAAGAAAAATGAAATATCATTTAAAAGAAAGAAAATGAATTTGTTTTCTAAAAGAAGGACAGGCTTTTATCTTCCTCAAAAAGGCAAATCATTGCCGAAGCAGATCTTAGCAGCAGTTATGGCAGCAATAGTAACTGGAACCGTTTTAGGAATCATGGTTTTGATGGTATTTTCAACAGATATCACAGAAGCTGGAAATCTAAAACCTGAAACTGCTCCGGTTCAAAAAGAAAAGTCTCCATCTGGAAAAAAACTTGTTTCATTGCCTCCTATAAACCTAGAATTTTCAGCCCTGCAGGCTGGCGTATTTTCAACAAAAGAAAGAGCTGAAGACGTTGTAAAATCCATTGAAGATAAAGGATTTTCCGCAGTAATCATCTCCGCTGGTGATGAAAAATCTGCCGTAATTGTAGGGATAGCAAATGAAAAACACCAACTAGAAAGCTATGGTGAAAGCTATCAAAAGGAAATGGAAAAACCACTCGTTAAAACACTGTCTTTCTCATTCGACGACCTAAAAACACCGAGCAATTTAGACGAAACATATTTCACTAATGGCCAGATTCTTCTGCAAAATGTATTAACCCTTTCACAAATGCCTGGCACAAAGGAATCTGGACTTGATCAAACTTTAAGTGATTTTAATAAATGGAAACAATACGGACAGAAACAAAAGAAAAACTGGAAGGACGAAACAGCTAATGCTGCATCAGTCTTCGAAAAACAGCTAGAAGGTGCTTTTCTAGCTTTGAAAGATACAAAGAAAGGTGAACTTAACTGGGCATTTCAGCAAAAGGCTATGGACAGTCTTCAATCTTATAAACAATTGCTTCAGACATTAAAATAG
- a CDS encoding sensor domain-containing diguanylate cyclase, with amino-acid sequence MSSQMNNMRKRKYLVVAWLILFPLALWTAVQMTNNQPDLNLIDLGIISLLAIIVSLFPIKVLNTNISFMSGINLAVFLYYGLTVALSMTLLSVMAMFFSLKVNVFKEYYRYMANTLMFSWLIICEASVFYQLGGVTGAFDLNEPINLIPVFGYVLTGLVLNHVGLYFIITVLYEESSRFIEWDALWDLVSEVLAIPVGLMLYVLYSQLGQPAIFYVGLPFISLSIIIKLYHSSEQINVSLQKASEIGQQLSEHLKVNHILDVFIEKLIAFMFVDFAFIYDADAGEHLKIIRKYESEEGILASVPIKKHEAISGKVWSTGKSIRYCKLKAWREISETFFQGKAESVVAVPMIRNQKIVGIITFASKKKHAYQKHHLIILEILANYLAVAIDNARNYESTKLKSEQCPLTGLYNYRYFEDLLASMYNNYEYFRKQFSVILLDIDHFKAVNDSYGHQSGNDVLIMLARRLEDFIGERGTVARYGGEEFIILLPESGGKECLEIAEELRSVISDNGFEIHNDLTDKCKHKIYITASIGVATAPHQGEDPLTLVRNADRAMYTGAKQQGRNKVAAYIG; translated from the coding sequence GTGAGTTCACAGATGAATAATATGAGAAAACGCAAATATCTAGTAGTGGCATGGCTGATTTTATTCCCTCTGGCGTTGTGGACTGCCGTGCAAATGACAAATAACCAGCCGGATTTAAATTTAATCGACTTGGGTATTATTTCGCTTTTAGCGATTATCGTTTCTTTGTTTCCTATTAAGGTTCTTAATACGAATATTTCTTTTATGTCGGGTATAAATTTAGCTGTCTTTTTATACTATGGTTTAACAGTTGCTTTATCTATGACGCTGCTATCTGTAATGGCCATGTTTTTTTCGCTTAAAGTTAATGTTTTCAAAGAGTATTACAGATATATGGCTAATACCCTTATGTTTTCCTGGCTCATTATTTGTGAGGCGAGTGTTTTTTATCAGCTCGGTGGAGTAACAGGTGCATTTGATTTAAATGAACCGATTAATTTAATACCTGTTTTTGGGTATGTTTTAACAGGGTTAGTACTGAATCATGTCGGATTGTACTTCATTATTACTGTTCTTTATGAGGAATCCAGTCGTTTTATTGAATGGGATGCGTTATGGGATCTAGTTTCAGAAGTTCTTGCTATACCAGTTGGACTAATGCTGTACGTTCTATATTCCCAATTAGGGCAGCCTGCTATTTTTTATGTAGGGCTTCCGTTTATATCACTTTCAATCATTATTAAACTCTATCATTCTAGCGAACAGATAAATGTTTCCTTGCAAAAAGCGAGCGAGATTGGTCAGCAGCTTTCGGAGCATTTAAAAGTAAATCATATTTTAGATGTTTTTATTGAAAAACTCATTGCATTTATGTTTGTTGATTTTGCCTTTATATATGACGCAGATGCTGGTGAACATTTAAAAATCATTAGAAAGTATGAAAGTGAAGAAGGCATTCTGGCTTCTGTTCCTATTAAAAAGCATGAAGCGATCAGCGGAAAAGTATGGTCTACCGGAAAAAGTATCAGGTACTGCAAGTTGAAAGCGTGGCGGGAAATATCTGAAACTTTCTTTCAGGGTAAAGCAGAATCTGTAGTAGCCGTTCCTATGATTCGAAATCAAAAAATCGTCGGAATTATTACTTTTGCTTCTAAGAAGAAACATGCATACCAAAAGCACCATCTGATTATTTTAGAGATTTTAGCAAACTATTTAGCGGTTGCCATTGATAATGCTAGAAACTATGAATCCACAAAGCTCAAAAGTGAGCAGTGTCCATTAACTGGTCTATATAATTACAGGTACTTTGAGGATCTTCTGGCTAGTATGTATAACAACTACGAATATTTCAGAAAACAATTCTCTGTTATATTGCTAGATATCGATCATTTCAAAGCAGTAAATGATTCTTACGGTCATCAAAGCGGCAATGATGTACTCATAATGCTTGCTAGAAGGCTGGAGGATTTTATTGGAGAACGCGGGACAGTAGCCCGATATGGCGGGGAAGAATTTATTATTCTTCTGCCTGAATCTGGCGGGAAAGAATGTTTAGAAATAGCTGAAGAGCTTCGTTCTGTAATTTCGGACAACGGATTTGAAATACACAATGATTTAACCGATAAGTGTAAACATAAGATATACATAACTGCGAGTATTGGGGTAGCTACTGCTCCTCATCAAGGAGAAGACCCATTAACACTAGTAAGAAATGCCGACAGAGCAATGTATACAGGTGCAAAACAACAAGGCCGCAATAAAGTGGCAGCTTATATAGGATAG